TTAGTGATTTGGCTTGCGTCTGTAGTAATGTCATAGAGCTCAACATCGTTTGCATCATCGGGTAATGCAGAGGTTGATACTTTTACTTTGGTATCAGTTAAATCAACATAGACGATATTTGTTTTGTTTGCTGTGAGCGTAACGGTTCCGGCTGGTACTGTGATTGATTCATTGTTCTGTGTCACTGAGCCTTGCAGATAACCAAAAATGAGGCCTGTTGTGGTTGTTGCGTCTTTGCCGAAGTTAAACGGCAAATAACCAAATGATTGCGTGACTTCATCAACGTAACGAATCCACTGCGCCACACTTCTAAAAATATAATTGAATTTATTAAACTCTGGCTTATCTCTGAATGCATAACCGTAATCAATCAGTTTTTGTGGAATTTCTTCAACGTTGGGCTGGCCGCTAATCGGGTCAGTGCAATCTTTCATAGCAAAATCTGGGTAGGTGGTTGGACGTTCTAAACTCATTTATTGTTCCTAATTTAATAAAAATTCTGCGGTAACACGGCCCTCATCAAAGCCGCTTGAAATATCATCAAAACCGAAAGGACTGCCGCCTTGAGTGGTGAGCCCATAATATTGAATACCGCCCCCGATGACCTGGGCGACAAGTTGCATATTGCTAGGCGTTGCGTTTTCGCCGTCGAAAAAGACTTGCACCTGGGCTGGTCCGTGGTTGTTTTCTCGAAATTGGATAACACTTGATGCGGTGATTTGCTTTGCCACAAACGAAATGTCACGCTCGCGGCCCTGACTTGTGTTAATTGCAATCTGCAAATAAATTGCACGGCGGTAATTGTCATCTTTTAAGCCGTTGCGTTGGCAACCCACATCATAGCCGACATCGTCAAGCTGCTTGCCTGTGGCGTTATCAATGTAGCGCTTGGTTAAAAGGTCGATGAAGGTTTGTTCTGAACTCTGTAAGGCATTGGTGAGGACTTGCACCAGTTTTGTATAGTTGTCTTTGCCTTTGAATTGTTCGAGGGTGCGGCTTAATGCAAGGGCGTTATGATCAATTTGGGTGATCGTCGTCATCTTCTTTCACTGTAATGTTGGCTGATTTAAAGACTGCAATCGAAACGCGGTCAATCGGTATTTTCTTTTTGCTCCAAGGTTGCTCAATATCGGTTTTCATAGTGAGATCGATATATTCAATGCCTTCGGGAATTGCTTTATAAATGGCTGCGACGAAACGCTGAGGAATAACATCAACATTAACAGTTAACGTATTGCCGTAAGCTAGAGCCGCGTTAAGAATGGCGAGATTAATATCGGCAGGCATGGCCTCTTTGTCTTCTTTGGCGAAAACAATATCAATGTAAATCGGTATTTCAGTTGGTCGTGAGAAGTTGCAAATTTGAGTATCACCGTTTGAGTCTGTGACTTCGTTTGCTATTTTGCCGTAAGTTGATATGCCACCTGATTTTGCATCCCAAAGCTGTTGAGCGATTTCTTGTTCGTTGCCACCTAAAACGATTGCGCTGATTGATTTAGGCGGTAAATTATTTGCATCGGTTGTATTGCTGGTGTTTTGAAAGACGTATGCATTTGACACGCCCTCTAACTGCCTTAGCTTCGCCGATATTGCATCGGTACTCCGTGAGCCTAAAATTTTAAGACTGCTGTTTGTACGTAGTAATAGTTCGGTGTCAGACTCTTTATCGCGACCGAGTATTGCACTGTTTGGATTCGTGCAACTATCCCAGCCGTAAACTGGGGTCTTAATTTCAGTTAGGCTATTTTCTGGTGCGCTAACGACTCCGTAGTCGATTGCTTCGAGCGAGGAGATAATGCCGCATTTAGTAATGCTGACTCCGGCGCTGGGTTGTGTTGAAAAAGTGGCAAGTGTACTTGAGGCTTCTACAGTAAAAACCCCTGAGCCTTTAAAGAAAGCCATGAGCTTATCAGAGGTGGTATTTATTTGTGCTGCAAGTTTTCCTGCAATATCGTCTACTGTATCGTCATCTTTTGCAATGTAGCTGTATTCGACCTGATCAATATTGAGATAGTAATTATTACCTGGAATGTGTGTGGCGATAAGTACTTCTAAAAAAGTCGCATTGCCATAGCCTACCGTTTGGTCGTTAATTAACTCAAAAACCTTTGACGTATTTTCTACCGCAACCTGTGAGCCTTTGGGAATACTAATCCCTGTATTGCCCGTTAAAATACATTTAGCCGAGGATTTACTCGCGCCGAGCTGTTGAATGCCGACACGTGCACAGCAATCAGTGAGGTTTTTACCCTGTGCGCTGTAGCGGTTTTGAGCATCGTAAGTTGCAGCGCCGAGCTGATAAATTTGGTAGAGCTGTGCTGAAACAATGTTAAAAAGCTGACCTAGCACTGTATAGGTTTCTGCTTGGACTCCTGAACCCCACAAAGATTGTGCGTCTGTTACCATGCTAGAAACTAGATCGTCTTGTGTCGGCAGTGTCAGGCCCGTGTCAGTTAAATAGCTGCTATTAGCCACTCACTGTTACCTCCGTATTATCACTTGCAAGAATGCGAGCGGTGTAAGTGTATTTTCGCTTTGCATTATCAATGGATGATGTGAACTCTAAAATTGTGCTCACCTCACTCTCTTCTAAAATGGCCTTTTTGAATATTGAATCGATAACATCAGCGGTAACTTTATTACCGAGGATATTTTGAAAGTAGGGAATGCCTGCGGTGTCATCTAAAAACCATTCGCCCTGAAACGTGTTTAATTTAATGCTGAGGCGTTGGGCTAGGCTGTCAGTTAAATGCAGCGATAGAGAGCTAAAATCAATATCATGATCATCGTTAAGTAAAAAGTCGGTCATTGTTTGTCCATATACATAACTAAAATAGTTTTAGGTTGTTTTACACACTAAAACAAAAAAGAATATTGTTTTTAATGTTGAGTAGTAGGTTTTTGATTATGCCAAGAAATTTTGATCAAATCAGTGAACAGGAAAGAAAGGTTATGTTCCTTCAATTTGCCAATAAAATGTTGAATAAAGGTGATATAGGTAAAGCCCTTCAAGCTTTAGGAGTAACAACACGAATGGAAATAAAAAATAGGATGAAAACTGGGAGTAGAAATGATCCTGCTGTATTTGATCATATCAAGTTTTTAATTGGCGAAATTCTTGAAATGGGAGATAGTATTTCTTCAGTCTATACAGATAAAGCACAACAGTTATTAAACTCTATTCCCTCAGGAAATAGACGCCTGGCTATGGATGAAACAATTGGTCCATATGCATCAAGAAACCCGTTAGTGTTTTCCGAAGCAGCTCAGCAATCACTGAACAGTAGAGGAAAAGAATATCAGCTGCAGTTTGGTTAATTTATTTCAGTCTGCCAATTCATTTGTTTTACAAGGCAAACCTAGCTTATGCGATTTTTTGCAAATGTATTTTGCGACAATGAGGCGCTGTTTTGATGTTTCTGGTATTTTTGAGTTTTGTTTGTATGGATTTAAATTACTTTCTAGTGCAAAAACAAATTTTGAGTTTATTGCAATAGAAACTAGAATTAGTGAAATAATGGTTTTTTTGTAAAGAAATGGCATGTTTGTTCTATGAAAAAATTGCTTTTAGTTGTTACAGGGCTGTTATTGAGTTGTTCAAGTTTCAGCAAGACATTCAAAGTTTACTGCGAGCCTGCAAGCATTGGGTCAACTTGGGAAAGTGCTTGCACTTTAAAAGGGCAGAAGAATCTTGGTTTTGACCCAGAAAATATGCTTTACATTGTGGCTCGTGGATATATAGGCAATTTAATGGTAAAAAAGGTAAACCTTTCTGAGCAATCTAGACTGCCTTACGCGCTTGATGTACCACTTGGGGTTGATAAAATCATTTTTGATTTAGAGACTATACACGGCCCAACTAACTGGTATGTGGGTGTTAATATTAGTCAATCTCAATTTAATCGCTGTGATAAATTTGTAGTTAAACCAATGAATGGAAGTGAAAGAAGTGGTACGCCTTCATATGTGCTTGCTAGTATAGATGGAGATATATATTGTAGTTAGCTTGGAGGGCTTGTTTCTCCATCGCCTGACTTAACCCCTCCGTGCTTGTGAGATTTACCGCTAATACCACCTGCAATAACATCCGTTGCACCGGTGATGGTTTTATCACTGTTAATATTTCCTGTGCTGTGAACATCGCCTGCAAAGTTAGAGGCTTTCGAGTCTGCGCTTGCGGTTAATGCTGGGGTGGTTAAATCACCCGTAATTGCTACGTTGCCTTTAAATTGACTGAGCGGTGCTGTCACCGTGAGTTGTTGGCTTGCGTTAATATTCGCGTTGATTGTATTGATTGTGATTTGCTTGGGTGCATTAATCACGATGCTGCCATCTGGCTTTAAAATAATTTGATTGTCAGAGAATTTAAGTTCGGTATTTACTGGATCAGCGTTAAGCGTGCGGCTGTATGGGTATAGACCTGGGATAAATACTGCATCAGTATAATTGTGCTTATGGTTCCCTAACGGCTCCGCTTCGTCATTGTTACCTGTCATCCACTGATCGATAGATCGTTCGCAAAAAAATAGAAGTCCGGTGTCGCCCTGTTTCGCAGGGAAAGATAACAGGCCACCTCCGGCACTTGGAAACATCACAGGAATATCGGTTATTACTGGCATCGAAAAAGAACGACCGTCACGGAGTTTTTTCTTAATCACGGGTTGAATGTTCGCCTTTTGTGTTTTCGCATCGTATGAGGCAATACGGCCAGGGATAGAGGTATGCACATCACAAAGGCGTGACTCTAAAGCCGCATGCAAGACTTGTTCAAGCGTGTTCATTGTTGATTGCCTCTAATGTTGCTAATGTTTTCCAGTTTTTGCCAAGGGTTTCCCCTCGATGGTTGATTTTGCTGACTCGATAAAAAGAGTTGATATACTGCGTTTCAACTTTGACAATCGAATGAGGCACAATGCGCGGATTGACCAAACTTGTAATTTGCAGGCCGTTGTTGGGGATATTCTCACGCTCTAAACCATTCGGATTAAATGCGGTAATCCGAGGTGAATCAATTAAGCCGGTGTCAGGGGTGAGTAAAAGCGCCTGCTTTTGTGTGTTGGTCCTCAGTGCCGAGCTGATATAAATCACACCACCTTGAATGGAGAATTTCATAAAAAGCGAGCCGAGTAGCGTTTGAAGCGCATCACGGGTTAAACCAGCCACATAATAACCGTTAGAGAAAATGTGACGGGTTAACGTGTCTTGGTCTGTAATTTCGCTTTTAGAAATACTACCGTCTGCGGTTAAATCTTTAATTAGGCTCTGAACAATTTGCAGCGCATTTGTGCCCGATGGAAAGGTTGAAAATGAAAAGGTTTCTTTGAGTGGCATGTAGCCATCACTGCATTGAATCAGCGTTGCACGACTGGCTTGTTCTCTGTGTGTATCAAAGCCACTGACTTGTCCGGCAAATAATGTGACTAGCGGTTGATCATCGTAAGCAACAGACAATATCAAGGCTAAGCCTTTTTTTAGCCTGCTAATGTCTGAGTCGTTTAAGTTGTAGACGGTAATGCTTGCTTTGTTTTGATCTGAGCTTTCATCGGTTTTAGTAATATCAAACTTGATATTCAGTTCGGTGATTTCTATGCCCGTTTTACCAGCTTCGCCGATTTTTAGGGACCATTTGCGGTTAAATTGTTGCATTTAAAATTACTGTGACATGTTCTGTATATTTATTGATGAAATGTGATAGCTTACTTGCTTTATTAAGGTAATA
Above is a window of Piscirickettsia litoralis DNA encoding:
- a CDS encoding DUF2612 domain-containing protein codes for the protein MTTITQIDHNALALSRTLEQFKGKDNYTKLVQVLTNALQSSEQTFIDLLTKRYIDNATGKQLDDVGYDVGCQRNGLKDDNYRRAIYLQIAINTSQGRERDISFVAKQITASSVIQFRENNHGPAQVQVFFDGENATPSNMQLVAQVIGGGIQYYGLTTQGGSPFGFDDISSGFDEGRVTAEFLLN
- a CDS encoding Gp138 family membrane-puncturing spike protein, with protein sequence MNTLEQVLHAALESRLCDVHTSIPGRIASYDAKTQKANIQPVIKKKLRDGRSFSMPVITDIPVMFPSAGGGLLSFPAKQGDTGLLFFCERSIDQWMTGNNDEAEPLGNHKHNYTDAVFIPGLYPYSRTLNADPVNTELKFSDNQIILKPDGSIVINAPKQITINTINANINASQQLTVTAPLSQFKGNVAITGDLTTPALTASADSKASNFAGDVHSTGNINSDKTITGATDVIAGGISGKSHKHGGVKSGDGETSPPS
- a CDS encoding phage protein; amino-acid sequence: MQQFNRKWSLKIGEAGKTGIEITELNIKFDITKTDESSDQNKASITVYNLNDSDISRLKKGLALILSVAYDDQPLVTLFAGQVSGFDTHREQASRATLIQCSDGYMPLKETFSFSTFPSGTNALQIVQSLIKDLTADGSISKSEITDQDTLTRHIFSNGYYVAGLTRDALQTLLGSLFMKFSIQGGVIYISSALRTNTQKQALLLTPDTGLIDSPRITAFNPNGLERENIPNNGLQITSLVNPRIVPHSIVKVETQYINSFYRVSKINHRGETLGKNWKTLATLEAINNEHA